The following are from one region of the Brienomyrus brachyistius isolate T26 chromosome 13, BBRACH_0.4, whole genome shotgun sequence genome:
- the LOC125706127 gene encoding ADP-ribosylation factor-like protein 2-binding protein isoform X2, with the protein MEDLDAEDFALSNSSDADAAFDAVIGNIEDIIMEEQFQGLQQSFMEKYYMEFDDSEENKLSYTTIFNEYIELLEKHIEKELMARIPGFCMNAFTDSLKQHKDEVSGDIFDMLLTFTDFLAFKEMFLDYRAEREGRGLDLSSGLVVKSLSGSSSAPISTCTTSGQQ; encoded by the exons ATGGAGGATTTGGACGCAGAGGATTTCGCATTATCCAA CTCCTCCGATGCAGACGCTGCGTTTGACGCTGTCATCGGGAACATTGAGGACATCATCATGG AAGAGCAGTTCCAGGGCCTTCAGCAGAGCTTCATGGAAAAGTACTACATGGAGTTTGACGACTCGGAGGAAAACAAGCTCAGCTATACGACCATATTCAATGAATAT ATCGAGCTCCTGGAGAAACACATAGAGAAGGAGCTGATGGCGAGGATCCCTGGTTTCTGCATGAACGCCTTCACGGATTCACTCAA ACAGCACAAGGATGAAGTGTCAGGAGATATCTTCGACATGCTACTCACCTTCACTGACTTCCTGGCCTTTAAAGAAATGTTTCTGGACTACAGAGCG GAAAGGGAAGGACGTGGTTTGGACCTCAGTAGTGGGCTGGTGGTAAAGTCTCTGAGCGGCTCCTCCTCCGCGCCCATCAGCACATGCACGACATCGGGGCAGCAGTGA
- the tmppe gene encoding transmembrane protein with metallophosphoesterase domain isoform X4: MRKSSTLSLEAKVAAAAGAVLLSMAIARNLMSERFDINVRATLYRVQFLLFINSFMLLGSLFVWRRIASAVILGAKPPSPWLYQAWRAGVLLFLLLTHSSFLTLFYLVAEEPHALSRVSYTCLGAYVILLFLLLALECMALCRRTFSRVRAKLRSPAGTEATVAGAPGALGRQALLAVALTVTLCTFGLMNASLPPQVVRLDITLDKLPRSLDGLKIVLLSDIHLGSTVGRSRLDLIVSIVNRLEADLVAITGDLADSQVSRLLSASEPLLGMKSKLGSYFVTGNHDYYTADVEAWFAHLRALNIQALHNDHARISQPGQKSDWLCLAGVDDLEARILRYPGHGMNVAKALEGCSPDRPIVLLAHQPRAARWALQERPDIGLVLSAFLRVLSHPRSGAWS; the protein is encoded by the exons ATGCGCAAATCCAGCACGCTTTCCCTGGAAGCGAAAGTAGCCGCGGCGGCTGGAGCTGTGCTTCTCTCCATGGCGATCGCCAGGAATCTAATGTCTGAGCGCTTCGATATAAACGTCCGGGCGACTCTGTACCGAGTGCAATTCCTGCTGTTCATCAACTCATTCATGCTGCTGGGATCGCTCTTCGTTTGGAGGAGGATCGCCTCTGCGGTGATTCTGGGGGCGAAGCCGCCTTCGCCCTGGCTCTATCAGGCTTGGAGAGCCGGTGTGTTACTGTTCCTCCTCTTAACCCATAGCAGCTTCTTGACATTGTTTTATCTGGTAGCCGAGGAACCGCACGCTTTGAGCCGGGTGAGCTACACCTGCCTGGGCGCATACGTCATCCTGCTCTTTCTTCTCTTAGCCCTGGAGTGCATGGCGTTATGCCGCAGGACCTTCAGCCGCGTACGCGCAAAGCTACGGTCGCCGGCAGGGACAGAAGCCACAGTGGCGGGGGCGCCCGGCGCCCTGGGCAGACAAGCGCTTCTGGCCGTCGCCTTGACCGTAACGCTTTGCACCTTCGGGCTCATGAATGCGTCCCTGCCCCCGCAGGTCGTGCGCTTGGACATCACGCTGGACAAACTGCCCCGCTCCCTCGACGGCCTCAAGATTGTTTTGCTGTCCGACATCCATCTCGGATCAACTGTCGGCCGCTCCAGGCTGGACCTAATAGTTTCTATAGTGAACAGGCTGGAGGCAG ATCTGGTGGCCATAACCGGCGACCTTGCCGACTCCCAAGTGTCACGACTCCTGAGTGCCTCCGAGCCGCTGCTGGGGATGAAGTCCAAGCTGGGCTCGTACTTTGTCACAG GTAACCATGACTACTATACGGCCGATGTGGAGGCGTGGTTTGCCCACCTGCGCGCTCTCAACATCCAGGCCTTGCACAATGACCACGCTCGCATCTCTCAGCCCGGCCAGAAGAGTGACTGGCTCTGCCTCGCTGGAGTGGATGACTTAGAGGCCCgtatactgag GTACCCAGGACACGGGATGAACGTGGCGAAGGCGCTGGAGGGATGCTCCCCCGACAGGCCCATCGTGCTCCTTGCACACCAGCCTCGGGCGGCCCGCTGGGCTCTGCAGGAGAGGCCTGACATCGGTCTGGTGCTTTCAG CATTCCTCAGGGTTCTGTCACACCCCCGGTCTGGGGCTTGGAGCTAA
- the LOC125706126 gene encoding CKLF-like MARVEL transmembrane domain-containing protein 8, with protein sequence METVALDTLQRLAVLVTDAPTVTTETSSANLQRISSSQNASSIFSGIQISPDIAFLKTIPAMLMLVEIVLGLLVWSLVASLYHIPPVLVWVIIITLLVWISTILLFLIYFFGVPSQFSSVPWLTLLLVYNIVAAVLYLICAMANAVYTGPFLLLIGYENLASSTCLAILVTVTYSGSAFFAFNAWKSARTDPAMPPVTS encoded by the exons ATGGAAACCGTGGCTCTCGATACACTACAAAGGCTTGCTGTCCTGGTCACAGATGCACCAACA GTGACCACGGAGACCAGCTCAGCTAATTTACAGAGGATCTCCAGCTCACAGAATGCAAGCTCCATATTTTCGGGGATACAAATCTCCCCGGACATCGCTTTCCTGAAGACCATCCCCGCAATGCTGATGCTGGTGGAGATA GTTCTGGGACTTCTAGTCTGGTCCCTCGTTGCAAGTCTCTACCATATCCCTCCGGTTCTCGTGTGGGTGATAATTATCACCTTGTTGGTCTGGATCTCTACTATTTTGCTGTTCCTCATCTACTTCTTCGGGGTCCCCTCCCAGTTCAGCTCCGTTCCCTGGCTAACACTG ctgctggtgtacaATATCGTGGCAGCTGTCCTCTACCTCATATGTGCTATGGCTAATGCAGTGTACACAGGCCCCTTCCTGCTGCTGATAGGGTACGAAAACCTCGCATCATCCACG TGCCTTGCCATACTGGTGACGGTGACCTACAGTGGCAGTGCCTTCTTTGCTTTTAATGCCTGGAAGAGTGCGAGGACAGACCCTGCAATGCCCCCCGTCACTTCATAG
- the LOC125706127 gene encoding ADP-ribosylation factor-like protein 2-binding protein isoform X1 — protein MTTKERTLLDDGDLVEMEDLDAEDFALSNSSDADAAFDAVIGNIEDIIMEEQFQGLQQSFMEKYYMEFDDSEENKLSYTTIFNEYIELLEKHIEKELMARIPGFCMNAFTDSLKQHKDEVSGDIFDMLLTFTDFLAFKEMFLDYRAEREGRGLDLSSGLVVKSLSGSSSAPISTCTTSGQQ, from the exons ATGACAACGAAAGAGAGAA CTCTGCTGGACGATGGCGACTTGGTTGAGATGGAGGATTTGGACGCAGAGGATTTCGCATTATCCAA CTCCTCCGATGCAGACGCTGCGTTTGACGCTGTCATCGGGAACATTGAGGACATCATCATGG AAGAGCAGTTCCAGGGCCTTCAGCAGAGCTTCATGGAAAAGTACTACATGGAGTTTGACGACTCGGAGGAAAACAAGCTCAGCTATACGACCATATTCAATGAATAT ATCGAGCTCCTGGAGAAACACATAGAGAAGGAGCTGATGGCGAGGATCCCTGGTTTCTGCATGAACGCCTTCACGGATTCACTCAA ACAGCACAAGGATGAAGTGTCAGGAGATATCTTCGACATGCTACTCACCTTCACTGACTTCCTGGCCTTTAAAGAAATGTTTCTGGACTACAGAGCG GAAAGGGAAGGACGTGGTTTGGACCTCAGTAGTGGGCTGGTGGTAAAGTCTCTGAGCGGCTCCTCCTCCGCGCCCATCAGCACATGCACGACATCGGGGCAGCAGTGA
- the tmppe gene encoding transmembrane protein with metallophosphoesterase domain isoform X2 — protein MRKSSTLSLEAKVAAAAGAVLLSMAIARNLMSERFDINVRATLYRVQFLLFINSFMLLGSLFVWRRIASAVILGAKPPSPWLYQAWRAGVLLFLLLTHSSFLTLFYLVAEEPHALSRVSYTCLGAYVILLFLLLALECMALCRRTFSRVRAKLRSPAGTEATVAGAPGALGRQALLAVALTVTLCTFGLMNASLPPQVVRLDITLDKLPRSLDGLKIVLLSDIHLGSTVGRSRLDLIVSIVNRLEADLVAITGDLADSQVSRLLSASEPLLGMKSKLGSYFVTGNHDYYTADVEAWFAHLRALNIQALHNDHARISQPGQKSDWLCLAGVDDLEARILRYPGHGMNVAKALEGCSPDRPIVLLAHQPRAARWALQERPDIGLVLSVLRGSRGGTRSLLSQPKKRRVCC, from the exons ATGCGCAAATCCAGCACGCTTTCCCTGGAAGCGAAAGTAGCCGCGGCGGCTGGAGCTGTGCTTCTCTCCATGGCGATCGCCAGGAATCTAATGTCTGAGCGCTTCGATATAAACGTCCGGGCGACTCTGTACCGAGTGCAATTCCTGCTGTTCATCAACTCATTCATGCTGCTGGGATCGCTCTTCGTTTGGAGGAGGATCGCCTCTGCGGTGATTCTGGGGGCGAAGCCGCCTTCGCCCTGGCTCTATCAGGCTTGGAGAGCCGGTGTGTTACTGTTCCTCCTCTTAACCCATAGCAGCTTCTTGACATTGTTTTATCTGGTAGCCGAGGAACCGCACGCTTTGAGCCGGGTGAGCTACACCTGCCTGGGCGCATACGTCATCCTGCTCTTTCTTCTCTTAGCCCTGGAGTGCATGGCGTTATGCCGCAGGACCTTCAGCCGCGTACGCGCAAAGCTACGGTCGCCGGCAGGGACAGAAGCCACAGTGGCGGGGGCGCCCGGCGCCCTGGGCAGACAAGCGCTTCTGGCCGTCGCCTTGACCGTAACGCTTTGCACCTTCGGGCTCATGAATGCGTCCCTGCCCCCGCAGGTCGTGCGCTTGGACATCACGCTGGACAAACTGCCCCGCTCCCTCGACGGCCTCAAGATTGTTTTGCTGTCCGACATCCATCTCGGATCAACTGTCGGCCGCTCCAGGCTGGACCTAATAGTTTCTATAGTGAACAGGCTGGAGGCAG ATCTGGTGGCCATAACCGGCGACCTTGCCGACTCCCAAGTGTCACGACTCCTGAGTGCCTCCGAGCCGCTGCTGGGGATGAAGTCCAAGCTGGGCTCGTACTTTGTCACAG GTAACCATGACTACTATACGGCCGATGTGGAGGCGTGGTTTGCCCACCTGCGCGCTCTCAACATCCAGGCCTTGCACAATGACCACGCTCGCATCTCTCAGCCCGGCCAGAAGAGTGACTGGCTCTGCCTCGCTGGAGTGGATGACTTAGAGGCCCgtatactgag GTACCCAGGACACGGGATGAACGTGGCGAAGGCGCTGGAGGGATGCTCCCCCGACAGGCCCATCGTGCTCCTTGCACACCAGCCTCGGGCGGCCCGCTGGGCTCTGCAGGAGAGGCCTGACATCGGTCTGGTGCTTTCAG tgctgagaggaagccgGGGGGGTACAAGGTCCCTGTTGTCTCAGCCGAAGAAGCGGCGGGTTTGTTGCTga